The following are encoded together in the Nitrosopumilus sp. b3 genome:
- a CDS encoding C2H2-type zinc finger protein: MLTIDCKDIASIKNELLVYVADKVEAIPTLKQHQFTLSTFDDDVPIDTELVISSIKEYLDSIDEGKNFAVISNNERISITSISGRVIERETVQQSDMFSCTHCGFVTKYEVELNVHMRIHYL; the protein is encoded by the coding sequence ATGCTCACAATTGATTGCAAGGATATAGCATCAATAAAAAATGAATTACTGGTATATGTTGCAGATAAGGTCGAAGCAATTCCTACCCTAAAACAACATCAATTCACATTGTCTACTTTTGACGATGATGTTCCCATTGACACTGAATTAGTTATTTCATCCATCAAAGAATACTTGGACTCTATTGATGAAGGAAAAAATTTTGCAGTGATTTCAAACAATGAACGAATTAGTATTACATCAATTTCAGGTAGAGTAATAGAACGAGAGACTGTACAGCAATCTGACATGTTTTCTTGCACTCATTGTGGATTTGTTACAAAATATGAAGTTGAACTGAATGTTCACATGAGAATTCATTATCTTTGA
- a CDS encoding NAD(P)-dependent oxidoreductase: MKKIGVIGLGMLGNAVAQHLLDSGFDLTVYNRTKEKTLPIKEKGAKVASSPKEVAEQAEIVIIVVKDADAVKQVSFQKDGIVEGKNENIIVADMSTINPSESKNISEKFLEYNIKKLDIPVMGGPNVAITGDLVMMASGDKNAFESCKNVFDSIANKVFFLGESGVAHSVKLAMNLQITMLALALSEGITLVKKSNVDPKKFLEILNSTYFKTGMSEKKAYKMTNGEYDATFTLANLKKDISTITETAKSLGIKLPMIEKAEEVYGDALNEGLGNIDYTGIIEYIKKINDSK; this comes from the coding sequence ATGAAAAAGATAGGGGTTATCGGATTAGGAATGTTAGGGAATGCAGTAGCACAACATTTGTTAGATTCAGGTTTTGATTTAACAGTGTACAATAGAACAAAAGAAAAAACATTGCCAATCAAAGAGAAAGGGGCAAAAGTTGCATCATCGCCTAAAGAAGTTGCTGAGCAGGCAGAGATAGTAATAATCGTAGTAAAAGATGCAGATGCAGTAAAACAGGTATCTTTTCAAAAAGACGGAATAGTTGAAGGTAAAAATGAAAACATCATTGTTGCAGATATGAGTACAATCAACCCATCAGAATCAAAAAATATTTCAGAAAAATTTCTAGAGTATAATATAAAAAAATTAGACATTCCAGTTATGGGAGGACCAAATGTTGCAATTACAGGCGATTTAGTTATGATGGCATCAGGAGATAAGAATGCGTTTGAAAGTTGTAAAAATGTTTTTGATAGCATTGCAAATAAAGTATTTTTCTTAGGTGAAAGCGGAGTAGCCCATTCAGTCAAATTGGCTATGAATCTTCAAATAACTATGCTAGCACTTGCCCTATCAGAAGGAATCACACTTGTAAAAAAATCAAATGTAGATCCCAAAAAATTTCTTGAGATTTTAAACTCGACTTATTTTAAAACAGGAATGAGTGAAAAAAAGGCATACAAAATGACAAATGGTGAATATGACGCCACATTTACTCTTGCAAATCTAAAAAAAGATATCAGTACAATCACTGAAACTGCCAAATCCTTAGGAATAAAGTTGCCAATGATTGAAAAAGCTGAAGAAGTTTATGGGGATGCCCTAAATGAAGGACTAGGAAACATAGACTACACGGGAATAATCGAATACATTAAAAAAATTAACGATTCGAAATAA
- a CDS encoding SDR family oxidoreductase, with translation MRLSDKVAIVTGASSDIGKGIAKRFSEEGAKVVLVARNLEGLEKARKEIGNEDLTASVTCDLTDESQTLQAVNQIMDTYGKIDILVNNAGAINDPVHFHEMKDLEIKKLIDVNLLGVFHMTKAVLSKMSDVKNGAIVNIGSISSERAIPRVHLAVYSATKAAISMFTKSIAVEYARRNIRCNCVNPGIINSGMIKPYLDDPQARKVLEERLPLARVGEPVDVANAALYLASDEANWVTGTILNVDGGKTASEG, from the coding sequence ATGAGATTAAGTGATAAGGTTGCCATAGTTACTGGTGCATCTAGTGACATAGGCAAAGGTATTGCAAAGAGGTTTTCTGAAGAAGGAGCTAAAGTCGTTCTAGTTGCAAGAAATCTAGAAGGATTGGAAAAAGCAAGAAAAGAGATTGGAAATGAAGACTTGACAGCTTCAGTCACATGTGATTTGACTGATGAGTCACAGACCCTTCAAGCAGTAAATCAAATAATGGACACCTATGGTAAAATAGACATTTTAGTAAATAATGCGGGGGCAATTAATGACCCAGTGCACTTTCATGAAATGAAAGACTTGGAAATTAAAAAACTCATTGATGTGAATTTGCTAGGAGTATTCCACATGACAAAGGCTGTTCTTTCAAAAATGTCAGATGTGAAGAATGGCGCCATAGTAAACATTGGCTCCATATCAAGTGAAAGAGCAATACCAAGAGTACATTTGGCAGTTTATTCAGCTACCAAAGCAGCAATTTCCATGTTTACAAAATCAATTGCAGTGGAATATGCAAGAAGAAACATCAGATGCAATTGTGTGAATCCAGGAATAATCAATTCAGGAATGATCAAGCCATACTTAGATGACCCTCAGGCAAGGAAAGTTCTTGAAGAAAGATTACCTCTTGCAAGAGTTGGAGAGCCAGTAGATGTAGCAAATGCAGCACTCTATTTAGCATCAGATGAAGCAAATTGGGTAACTGGAACCATTCTAAATG